In Cryptomeria japonica unplaced genomic scaffold, Sugi_1.0 HiC_scaffold_332, whole genome shotgun sequence, a genomic segment contains:
- the LOC131030707 gene encoding laccase-4-like: MTETSPHGPFKSESAKRKYCTILAMQTFYGRLVLPLLALWFTIQFVSAKHAVITRRYNFTIQMTNVTRLCTTKALLTVNGQYPGPPVVAREGDRVVIKVTNNVKNNISIHWHGIRQLRSGWADGPAYVTQCPIQTGQSYVYKFIVKRQRGTLWWHAHISWLRASIHGPIIIYPKKNASYPFPRPHQEVPIVFGEWWNADTETVINQAMQSGAQANVSDAYTINGLPGLMYNCSTNDTFRLKVNPGKTYLLRIVNAALNSDLFFAIANHTLTVVEADAVYVKPFQTNVILITPGQTTNVLLTAMSQPPNATFLMLAGPFATGTAAFDNSTSAGILEYVTSNATAVNSSSSSLPMMKPTLPAPNDTSFAANFSQKMRSLGNPKFPAAAVPQKMDKQFLFTVGLGLNPCPQGQTCQGPNGTKFAASINNISFILPTTALLQAYYFNQSNGVYNTTFPDNPPFPFNYTGTPPNNTQTLNDTRVEVLPFNTSVQLVLQDTSIATFESHPLHLHGFNFFIVGQGMGNYNASTDPSNFNLVDPPERNTVGVPSGGWVALRFLADNPGVWFMHCHLELHTSWGLKMAWVVLNGNGGRSQSLLPPPKDLPPC, encoded by the exons ATGACAGAGACATCTCCACATGGACCTTTCAAAAGTGAAAGTGCGAAG AGGAAGTATTGTACGATTCTAGCAATGCAGACATTTTATGGCCGCCTCGTGCTGCCACTTTTGGCATTGTGGTTCACTATTCAATTTGTTTCAGCGAAACATGCTGTGATCACACGGCGCTACAATTTCACT ATCCAAATGACGAATGTGACTCGTCTTTGCACCACGAAAGCTCTCTTGACTGTCAACGGGCAATATCCGGGGCCTCCAGTAGTTGCTCGAGAAGGAGATCGCGTGGTTATCAAAGTAACAAATAATGTTAAAAACAATATTAGCATACATTG GCATGGAATTCGGCAGCTTAGATCTGGATGGGCGGATGGTCCTGCTTATGTCACTCAGTGTCCAATTCAAACCGGGCAAAGTTATGTGTACAAGTTTATTGTCAAAAGGCAGAGAGGAACACTGTGGTGGCATGCCCACATCTCATGGTTGCGAGCAAGCATACATGGGCCCATTATCATCTATCCCAAGAAGAATGCTTCTTACCCATTCCCTCGCCCACACCAGGAAGTGCCTATTGTTTTCG GGGAGTGGTGGAATGCAGACACTGAGACTGTTATCAATCAAGCAATGCAAAGTGGTGCGCAAGCTAATGTGTCAGATGCATATACCATCAACGGGCTCCCTGGACTTATGTATAACTGCTCTACCAACG ATACATTCAGGCTCAAAGTGAACCCTGGGAAAACTTACCTACTGCGTATAGTTAATGCTGCACTCAATAGTGACCTGTTTTTCGCAATAGCCAACCACACATTGACTGTGGTAGAAGCGGATGCTGTGTATGTCAAGCCTTTTCAAACCAATGTTATTCTCATCACTCCCGGTCAGACTACCAACGTCCTCTTGACAGCTATGTCTCAGCCACCCAATGCCACATTCCTCATGTTAGCAGGCCCATTCGCTACGGGAACAGCAGCTTTTGATAACTCAACCAGTGCTGGAATTTTAGAGTATGTAACTTCCAATGCGACAGCAGTTAATTCATCCTCATCCTCTCTTCCTATGATGAAACCGACGCTTCCAGCCCCCAACGATACCTCCTTTGCCGCCAATTTTAGCCAAAAGATGAGAAGCTTGGGCAATCCGAAATTTCCTGCAGCAGCTGTCCCTCAGAAGATGGATAAACAGTTCCTATTCACAGTCGGGTTGGGGCTAAATCCGTGTCCCCAAGGACAGACATGTCAAGGCCCCAACGGTACCAAATTTGCAGCCTCCATTAACAACATATCCTTCATTCTTCCCACCACCGCTCTTCTTCAAGCATACTACTTTAATCAGTCCAATGGAGTTTACAATACCACTTTCCCTGACAATCCGCCATTTCCTTTCAACTACACCGGCACGCCGCCTAACAACACACAGACCCTCAACGACACCAGAGTCGAAGTGCTTCCCTTTAACACTAGCGTACAGCTAGTTCTGCAGGACACCAGCATTGCGACCTTCGAGAGCCATCCTCTGCATCTGCACGGCTTCAACTTCTTCATAGTGGGTCAGGGTATGGGAAACTACAATGCAAGCACTGACCCATCTAACTTTAATCTGGTGGATCCTCCGGAGAGAAACACAGTTGGAGTTCCCAGTGGAGGTTGGGTGGCTCTCAGATTCCTAGCTGATAATCCAG GAGTGTGGTTCATGCATTGTCATCTCGAGCTGCATACCAGCTGGGGATTGAAGATGGCGTGGGTTGTTTTAAATGGAAATGGTGGCAGATCTCAATCTCTTCTTCCTCCTCCCAAAGATCTTCCCCCCTGTTGA
- the LOC131870494 gene encoding laccase-4-like, whose protein sequence is MTETSPHGPFKSESAKRKYCTILAMQTFYGRLVLPLLALWFTIQFVSAKHAVITRRYNFTIQMTNVTRLCTTKALLTVNGQYPGPPVVAREGDRVVIKVTNNVKNNISIHWHGIRQLRSGWADGPAYVTQCPIQTGQSYVYKFIVKRQRGTLWWHAHISWLRASIHGPIIIYPKKNASYPFPRPHQEVPIVFGEWWNADTETVINQAMQSGAQANVSDAYTINGLPGLMYNCSTNDTFRLKVNPGKTYLLRIVNAALNSDLFFAIANHTLTVVEADAVYVKPFQTNVILITPGQTTNVLLTAMSQPPNATFLMLAGPFATGTAAFDNSTSAGILEYVTSNATAVNSSSSSLPMMKPTLPAPNDTSFAANFSQKMRSLGNPKFPAAAVPQKMDKQFLFTVGLGLNPCPQGQTCQGPNGTKFAASINNISFILPTTALLQAYYFNQSNGVYNTTFPDNPPFPFNYTGTPPNNTQTLNDTRVEVLPFNTSVQLVLQDTSIATFESHPLHLHGFNFFIVGQGMGNYNASTDPSNFNLVDPPERNTVGVPSGGWVALRFLADNPGVWFMHCHLELHTSWGLKMAWVVLNGNGGRSQSLLPPPKDLPPC, encoded by the exons AGGAAGTATTGTACGATTCTAGCAATGCAGACATTTTATGGCCGCCTCGTGCTGCCACTTTTGGCATTGTGGTTCACTATTCAATTTGTTTCAGCGAAACATGCTGTGATCACACGGCGCTACAATTTCACT ATCCAAATGACGAATGTGACTCGTCTTTGCACCACGAAAGCTCTCTTGACTGTCAACGGGCAATATCCGGGGCCTCCAGTAGTTGCTCGAGAAGGAGATCGCGTGGTTATCAAAGTAACAAATAATGTTAAAAACAATATTAGCATACATTG GCATGGAATTCGGCAGCTTAGATCTGGATGGGCGGATGGTCCTGCTTATGTCACTCAGTGTCCAATTCAAACCGGGCAAAGTTATGTGTACAAGTTTATTGTCAAAAGGCAGAGAGGAACACTGTGGTGGCATGCCCACATCTCATGGTTGCGAGCAAGCATACATGGGCCCATTATCATCTATCCCAAGAAGAATGCTTCTTACCCATTCCCTCGCCCACACCAGGAAGTGCCTATTGTTTTCG GGGAGTGGTGGAATGCAGACACTGAGACTGTTATCAATCAAGCAATGCAAAGTGGTGCGCAAGCTAATGTGTCAGATGCATATACCATCAACGGGCTCCCTGGACTTATGTATAACTGCTCTACCAACG ATACATTCAGGCTCAAAGTGAACCCTGGGAAAACTTACCTACTGCGTATAGTTAATGCTGCACTCAATAGTGACCTGTTTTTCGCAATAGCCAACCACACATTGACTGTGGTAGAAGCGGATGCTGTGTATGTCAAGCCTTTTCAAACCAATGTTATTCTCATCACTCCCGGTCAGACTACCAACGTCCTCTTGACAGCTATGTCTCAGCCACCCAATGCCACATTCCTCATGTTAGCAGGCCCATTCGCTACGGGAACAGCAGCTTTTGATAACTCAACCAGTGCTGGAATTTTAGAGTATGTAACTTCCAATGCGACAGCAGTTAATTCATCCTCATCCTCTCTTCCTATGATGAAACCGACGCTTCCAGCCCCCAACGATACCTCCTTTGCCGCCAATTTTAGCCAAAAGATGAGAAGCTTGGGCAATCCGAAATTTCCTGCAGCAGCTGTCCCTCAGAAGATGGATAAACAGTTCCTATTCACAGTCGGGTTGGGGCTAAATCCGTGTCCCCAAGGACAGACATGTCAAGGCCCCAACGGTACCAAATTTGCAGCCTCCATTAACAACATATCCTTCATTCTTCCCACCACCGCTCTTCTTCAAGCATACTACTTTAATCAGTCCAATGGAGTTTACAATACCACTTTCCCTGACAATCCGCCATTTCCTTTCAACTACACCGGCACGCCGCCTAACAACACACAGACCCTCAACGACACCAGAGTCGAAGTGCTTCCCTTTAACACTAGCGTACAGCTAGTTCTGCAGGACACCAGCATTGCGACCTTCGAGAGCCATCCTCTGCATCTGCACGGCTTCAACTTCTTCATAGTGGGTCAGGGTATGGGAAACTACAATGCAAGCACTGACCCATCTAACTTTAATCTGGTGGATCCTCCGGAGAGAAACACAGTTGGAGTTCCCAGTGGAGGTTGGGTGGCTCTCAGATTCCTAGCTGATAATCCAG GAGTGTGGTTCATGCATTGTCATCTCGAGCTGCATACCAGCTGGGGATTGAAGATGGCGTGGGTTGTTTTAAATGGAAATGGTGGCAGATCTCAATCTCTTCTTCCTCCTCCCAAAGATCTTCCCCCCTGTTGA